CCATAGGCATCCATCGACAGATTCGGTTGGCCGTCGGGACGCGCGGTGATGCTGGCATAGGGTTTGCCCTCCGCCGACTGCCACATGCTGTCGTCGAAGCCGGGCTGCGCCTCGGGCGAGCCGTAGGCGGCGCGCCACGTCAGCGTCGGAAGCGAGATGGGGGCGGGGCCAGCGAGGTTGCGTTCGGCGGTGCGGCTGCCGATCGCGGTGGGCCTGGTGGCGACGGCGCTATCGTTCCAGCGGATGCTCTTCACCGCCTTGGCGGCCCAGATTTCCAGCGGCGTGTCTTCGCGCGTGTCGCCGATAATCGCCAGCGTGCCACCCTTCAGCGTAACGCTGCGCACCAACGCCGGGCCGCGGACCAGTGCGGGACCCTGCCGCCAGTAGCGGACCGCCTCCGCCTCGTCGGCAAGGATCAGCGTCAGCGGCGGGCGTCCGCCGCCCTCGACCCTTACGACAGCGCGCCCCTGATGCGGGTAATCGAGACGCAGGTCCCCCTTCGCCGCATCGAACCGGCTCGTCGCCTGTCCTTCCAGCACCCGCACCTGCGGCGCGGACTCATAGCGCAACATCGTCTCGCCGGATTCACCGGCGCGGCCGTAAAGCAGCATCAGATCCGATCCGTCGACGCTCATCGCCGCCTGCAGCTCGGACGTCGAATAGACCAGCCGCTGCTTGCCGATGGTGACGCCGGCGACCAGCCATTTCGCGTCGAAGCCGTTGAGGCGCATCGGTTCGGCGGCGGGCAAGGTGTAGCGGCCATCGGGCAGATCGGCGGTGATGGTAAAGCGGTCGTCGGTGCTGCCGTTCGACGGCTTGTGCGTCACCATCAGGAAGCGGGCATCGGTTTCCGGATTCTTGTTGTGATAGACCTGTACATTCGGTGACGACACGATCGGCTCACCCGCCGGGACCATGCCGGCAAGGTCCGGCACGGCGGCAATCAGGCCGCCCAGTTGCTTCATCTCCTCCGCCTTCGTGCGCAACTCGCGCGGTTCGGAGATCGCGGAACCGTAATCGTAGCTGGTGAACACCACCGGCGCGGGCAGCCAGCCCCAACTGGTGCCGCCATAGCCCATGTAGACGCTCTGGATGTCGATGCCGTTGGCCAGGTTGGTGCCGTAGAACACCCGCTGGAACCGCTTGCCGCGCTGGATCGCGTTGCAGTCATAGCCGCCGTTCGATCCCCAATAATCGAACCAGCCGCCGCCGAATTCGGCAAGGAACGCCGGCGTATCGGGTGAGGCGGAGGCGCCGCCCTTGGCACCACCGGTGCCGTAGTAGCCCCAGTCGGGTGCCGCCGATCCGCGCGTCGGCTTGCCCTGCGCGGTACAGGTGCCACCGGGATAACCATCGAACGCATACAGGTCGTTGGGCCCGTGGACGACGTTCGCGACCGTGCTGCTTTCCGGCACCCAATAACCGTTGCGACCCTGGTCGTTGTGGAACAGCGGCACGGTGATGCCGTCGCCGCGCGCCTTGGCGTAGAGATGGTCCATGTAGCGGCGCTGCGCCGAGGTGGTAAGCGCCAGTTCGTTCTCGATCTGGTGCAGGATGACCGACCCGCCGTTATTGATCTGATGGCGCGCGATGATCGCGTCGATCCGCGTCAGCCATTCGTCCGCCGCCGCCATATAGGCGGCATCGTCGGTCCGCGCGCGCCCGCGTTGGTTGACCAGCCAGCCGGGAAAGCCGCCGCGCGACAGCTCTGCATTCACATAGGGGCCGGCGCGGGTGATGACATACAGTCCCTCCTCCGCAGCCTCGCGCAGCACGCGATCCATGTCGCGGATGCCGGTAAAATCGTACACGCCCTGTTTCGGGCTGTGATAGCCCCAGTCGAAGTAGATCGCGACGGTGTTGAAACCGCTTGCCTTCAGCTTCTGCAGCACGTCGCGCCACAGGTCAGGGCTGGGCAGGCGGAAGGGGTGGAATTCGGCGGACCAGAT
The sequence above is a segment of the Sphingomonas insulae genome. Coding sequences within it:
- a CDS encoding beta-galactosidase; this encodes MIKRSTAGMLALLLASTAHAQVAKPTENLAAPVKTFGRVSYDARSLMIDGKRRVIWSAEFHPFRLPSPDLWRDVLQKLKASGFNTVAIYFDWGYHSPKQGVYDFTGIRDMDRVLREAAEEGLYVITRAGPYVNAELSRGGFPGWLVNQRGRARTDDAAYMAAADEWLTRIDAIIARHQINNGGSVILHQIENELALTTSAQRRYMDHLYAKARGDGITVPLFHNDQGRNGYWVPESSTVANVVHGPNDLYAFDGYPGGTCTAQGKPTRGSAAPDWGYYGTGGAKGGASASPDTPAFLAEFGGGWFDYWGSNGGYDCNAIQRGKRFQRVFYGTNLANGIDIQSVYMGYGGTSWGWLPAPVVFTSYDYGSAISEPRELRTKAEEMKQLGGLIAAVPDLAGMVPAGEPIVSSPNVQVYHNKNPETDARFLMVTHKPSNGSTDDRFTITADLPDGRYTLPAAEPMRLNGFDAKWLVAGVTIGKQRLVYSTSELQAAMSVDGSDLMLLYGRAGESGETMLRYESAPQVRVLEGQATSRFDAAKGDLRLDYPHQGRAVVRVEGGGRPPLTLILADEAEAVRYWRQGPALVRGPALVRSVTLKGGTLAIIGDTREDTPLEIWAAKAVKSIRWNDSAVATRPTAIGSRTAERNLAGPAPISLPTLTWRAAYGSPEAQPGFDDSMWQSAEGKPYASITARPDGQPNLSMDAYGFHDGDVWYRGRFTGTPDAKQIALYYGAGGSGMVQVWVDGRFVGQDELPGGLPRPITTGTARFDLPASAQGTGEHVVSIMVRNNGHNWDLDSDDAHKEARGLISASIEAPGGRSFAVPVAWKIQGKQGGEDLPDPARGVANNGGQYGERTGWHLPGFDDAKWQAAPTSVQPGTTWYRSRFDLALPKGQDTTVAVAFGDTDTPRSVARYRALVFVNGWNIGQFIAHVGPQRVFPIPEGILNHHGTNTIALAVTSDGAPGDMLEPVKLVTMRTVKGGLPVRMVDAPQRIEASK